In Bombus affinis isolate iyBomAffi1 chromosome 8, iyBomAffi1.2, whole genome shotgun sequence, the following proteins share a genomic window:
- the LOC126919776 gene encoding uncharacterized protein LOC126919776 yields the protein MSQPPSKSHGKPGPGGSWTPRPNVSGQYRPPSPYSPTGSPHPQRARGPPTPVHHAHPASPLTYTGMRHPMSPVPIGMPISPGMSPVFGSPTGYIQCPRPRWPSPIPVGSQAPRPFIPMQSSLESGATPPLVSGPPEYMIGTYRPGEYEYVGVPLDHSQTEEEFSGPSTAEIIANQSQDYVDEKLAEYQATIQQLQSEYFLATVYIFARFYAVLKMIIPDDGKFISFLI from the exons ATGTCGCAGCCGCCGTCGAAATCCCATGGAAAACCCGGACCAGGGGGTAGCTGGACACCCAGACCGAACGTGTCTGGCCAGTACAGACCTCCTTCTCCTTACAGTCCCACGGGTTCGCCGCATCCTCAGCGAGCTCGAGGACCACCTACCCCGGTTCATCATGCTCATCCTGCGTCGCCCTTGACGTATACCGGAATGAGGCACCCGATGAGCCCAGTGCCGATTGGAATGCCGATTTCTCCTGGAATGTCGCCTGTTTTTGGATCGCCCACAGGATACATACAGTGCCCTAGACCCAGGTGGCCGTCACCGATTCCAGTAGGAAGTCAGGCACCTAGGCCTTTTATACCGATGCAG AGTTCGTTGGAAAGTGGCGCAACACCGCCCTTAGTCAGCGGACCACCAGAATACATGATTGGAACATACAGACCCGGCGAATACGAATACGTTGGAGTGCCATTGGATCACTCGCAAACGGAAGAAGAGTTCAGCGGACCCAGTACCGCGGAGATAATAGCTAACCAAAGTCAAGATTACGTGGATGAGAAGCTTGCTGAGTATCAGGCTACGATACAACAGCTTCAAAGTGAGTATTTCCTAGCAACAGTATACATATTTGCACGTTTTTACGCGGTTCTTAAAATGATAATTCCTGACGATGGCAAATTTATCTCTTTTCTTATTTGA
- the LOC126919787 gene encoding uncharacterized protein LOC126919787 produces the protein MFMLLQERISDSKEDRVSQSRGKPCPEKTIANNNNPLLLVYPMSAVHRVTIEETVGCRYGRYLYGYNIHFYNKASKNLSRTEGASQFSQNTNCNQTNATTHYVREFFWLN, from the exons ATGTTCATGTTGCTTCAAGAACGAATCTCGGATTCAAAGGAGGATCGTGTTTCACAATCGAGAGGAAAGCCATGTCCGGAGAAAACGATCGCAAACAACAACAATC CACTGCTTTTAGTGTACCCGATGTCAGCTGTACATCGTGTAACAATCGAAGAAACTGTTGGATGTCGTTATGGCAGATATCTATATGGATACAACATTCACTTCTATAACAAAGCTAGCAAAAATTTGAGTCGTACCGAAGGAGCGAGCCAGTTTTCACAAAACACCAATT GCAATCAGACGAACGCAACGACGCATTATGTACGTGAATTTTTTTGGCTGAACTGA